The Panicum virgatum strain AP13 chromosome 3N, P.virgatum_v5, whole genome shotgun sequence genome includes the window ATATTGCAAGCTTTCATGGGTCAGAACACAACTTCATAATTCTACCACAACAGGCTGAGATTATTTATGTTCTTACACAAAGATATCCTTTGAGATTTTATGAAATATCATGATTGCTGGTGATCACATTAGCAAGAAGTAGGCATTCAATGATGATCCCCATCAATGAGCGGGATTGTGCTAAGTAGAACCCTTTTTTCTTAGCACGGTAGTTTGACACATGAAAAGAGGGCATACAGTGCATGTTCTAGATTTGattattttgttttcttttcttcttacaATTCATTACTGTGATGAAGAATAAAGTAAAGCCATCTTCAAAACAACCATTACTGTGATGAAGAATatcgtcgtggtgggagtgctcaaccacccgagccatggagatgggcaagagatgagctaaaactagctaaagcgcccctacctggcgcgccaaatgtcgtggtgtgcaaacccacagcctggtggcgtagtgcacccgcctaaacccagagagtgagtactcgggggttagctaggattagcccaatttCAGAggaagaacacaatgaacacagccagtttagagtggttcgggccgccggagcgtaataccctacgtcccctgtgtgttgtattgcttgcacTCTCCAGCTgagtctcgagagagtctgaggATCTGTGTGTATATGTTCTAGCGggtgtgctctcccttttatatgtccaaggggagcacgtacactgagcggggccccgacatgtggacccggcgatgtattataaactacactttggccttcaatgcctcagatccggagatcttgtcgtcggcttccgtgcgtagcttctgaccagggatggtcttgagctgtcctgtcagagtagagtctagcctctgcagccgcgcgtcgaggtcatgatgaagcgccgaactactgactcagtccactgtagcagcgtgcaatgttgctccagtcagtagctggtcatcatgactcgtcgcccatgcacACGGTGCTGAGtatttaatgcttgtcttggtaactgacgagccacCTCGGTCcgggacccatctgcgggagtccggatggcacgtggaggtcccggacccacctgcggggagtccggatggcacgtggaggtcccggacccacctgcgggggtccgggtccgcggtcaCAGGTGCTAAGCACATATCACCACACCTGCAAGTCTAGCTTTGCTATAATATAATCAACTTCTCAGCCGGTGCACGTACTGTCTTAATTACTTAGGTACTAGTTCATGAGTCCTTTCTTCACAAATCTCCCCTGATTGCATGGCTATATAAGCTCCCTTGCATTGATTGTTATCTACCATCCATCAATACCATCTCATTCCACATATACCGAGCTTATACACACCTCACGCATATATTGCATAACATTCAGTTTGTATCATCATTATCCATCATATTAGTCAATCTTTGACACCAATACATCGCTCTATTCAGCTGTTTTgtcagccaacagtatttttctctcacaccaaatcagtatcagccagcagtacttttatctgacaacaaatcagcatcagctactagccacagccagccgaacagagtgactAGATGGACATATTGGGATCAAAGACGAAATGTGCCAAGGCTGTTGCCACACCATGGTATGCTTGTGCCACCGGTGGTGAAACTGGGAAGGTCCCAAAAGGGTACATCCCTATGATTCTCGTCGATGGGGACGATGATGAACAAGGCCAAAGGATCTTGATGCCACTAAAGATGCTAAGAGAGCCGTGCATGGAGGCACTGCTGGACTTAGCAGAGCAGCAATACGGGCATGGACAACGTGGCGTGTTGAGGATCCCGTGCTCCTTGATCCATTTTGAGCATATAATCAACGGGTTGATGTACTAGATAGGTTGGTGATTCTATGTGATTCTTCTGGAtttctcttgttcttttggggtATTCTACTTTTTGACTATTCATTGTATAGATATGTATCATCCGAGCTAGAAATACAAGAGAATTTGATTGGTTCAAGATGTatactatattttttttcaactaaAGAATATCATGTTTATAAACCCATCATGAGCGAAATCAAGGAACTCACCACCAGTTCTAAAAGATTTTGGCAAGAAACAGTAAATAGAAAGTTACATATGAAAATCTATGTGATCTCCACCCACCCAGTCTTGTTGGTTTTAGAACACTGGAGAAGAGGAGGTTTGTACACTTCGTCCATAAAAAGATGGCGGGAAGAGCAACCATATACGATTCAAGCTTTCAGCAGCTTGAAACTACCGTGACATCAAGACTTGGGCCACCCGTTTTTTTTTTCGTTGAGCTACGATAGCCCCAAAGCACGGACCATAAAAGAAGCCGGATACCCCGGGCATCGCTTGCATGACCGTTAGTAACATCAGAAGACACGGCCAcggcaaaataataataatataactaATCATGTCCCCATCTCATCTCAAAGATTACCAGCAGCTGCAAACATTTCCATTGCTCCCGTGTCCCTTCAAACCAACTCTAGTGTACAAATGCATGGCAAAACTACAATAACACAAAATTGCTGGGCGCACAATGCTAGCTCATGCCCAATCTGAATAACTGAGTAGCAGCATCAGTGCATGTTACATATTGGGCACCTCAGCATCTATCTGCGACCAAAATGCTACACATTAAAGCGATTCTTCTCAGTCCTCACTTAAAGAGTTTTTCTCCCTGTGACCATGCAAAAGTGTAAGTGGTTTGGAAATTAGAAATCGCCGGTAGTTTCTTAGGCATTGGTTTTACGATATTATTACCTCTTGGTTGATGGTTTTCCGCTATGGATGCATAGAATCGTGTGAATGGAGCATTTCCACTGCTCTTCTCCTCCTGCATTCAAGGAAAAGTTAGCAACCTCGCTCAGCAGGACAAATGGTCCATGCGAAGCAATTGACTACATAGGAGGAACATTGTGCCAACTACGCAAATCCTACCTGAAGGAAGCTATCAACTGATGCCTTATCATTGGGTGAAAAGGATACCacctctcttttcctttcgaTAAACTCCTTGTTCTCATTTACCTGCAATTTCAAGATTAAAGCAGCCATCAGATTTACATCAAATGGAACAACTGAAGAAGAATTTGTGTGCAATTTATAGGGTTATGTCACACATATTCGCATCCAAGTCTCAATGCAAATTTTGACAGTCATATGAAAGGTGTGGTGGTCATTACTGAGTAACAACGTGAAGTACAACAGATCTAGCAAGGAAATTTATAATGCACTCACCTGATCTATCAATCGTTTAACAGGACGGTGAAGCGATTCAATTGTTGTCTGCTCATGTAGTCTTTTCAAGAGGATAAGAGGTATGGTGGCTACTTCTGGGAAAGATACATCGTAACTCCATTGGGCAAAATGTGCTGCTAGAACCTGAATTGCTGAAAGAACACACTCCTCTTGGAAATCTCTAGATTTCAGAAGGTTCTTTGGCACCTATTGCAAAGAAACAGTAGTTAACCTAAACAATTCTCAAGATAAACAAACTTTATCGTATCCGTGCAGTTGTATTGTAAGTCGTAAcacacagaaaatattacataGCTTAATCTGAGATATTTGCGACTTCAGAACAAACACAAAAGAATATAAGAAATCCTAAATGTTATCATCATCCGGATTGTTTTCAGTACAGGTGGCATACCTTCAACAGCGATGAGAAGTTGACCTTTGTTTTTTGAGTTTGTTCTTTCTGAGAGACCTCTCTAAATTCTAGGCAGTCAAATAGCAATGATGGAATTGGAAAGAACATCTGAGTGCAAGTGGAAAGCTCGTTCAGCATCTGCACAAGCTTCAATCTTAACGGTAAGTACCGTGTGCCTGGAAATAAGTGAGCCACTCCTCTTATTACTTGAAGAACTTGAGAAAATAATGGATTGAGATTGTAATCCTTGTAGTTACAACACAGGAACCTGACCCATAGGTTCACACAATTAATATATTGCCAGTTATCAATCTTCCTGAGGTCTTCCTGCAGACACAAGCAAGGAAACAATTGTTCATCTAAAATACCAAAAGAACATATAAAAGACAACATCATGAGGCTAAACCTCCACACGCACAAGCAGAACTTCCTTATTCCAATGCAAAAAGGGCATGTGTACCAATAAGTATATTTATTTTACTATCATAACTGATCTTTGGATAGTCTTACGGAGACAATACTATTAAAATTCTCTCAACAGCCAAGAAGTTGTGCTGATTATAACATAATGAATGTGTTGTAGCTTGGGAACTCACCCTATCATTTTGTGCATGTagcaattttaaaaatattatttaaacTCTCCAGACATGAAAGAATAAAAACTAACAGTCTAACTGGAATTAGACAGACTTCAGGCTGGCTGTACTATTAAAGCTGGCATCCAGACACATTTTTGGGCCCAGTTTGAATGCAAGAGACCTACCCCAACCCACAATACTTAGGACCCAAGAATACTCAAGAAGGCACTAAGAGTCTGCCTGGAAGAACATACTGTACTTAATAAGGCCCCAAGACTCAGCATGGAAAGGATACAGTAAGAACTTCATACCCCTGGTCTAGAGTTAAAAAAAGTGCACATGCATGTCCAGATATAAGCACTATTGCATACCTTTTCCTTTGTCTTAGAAGCCTGTCTCATAATAGCATTCAGTTGCCCCATAGAGGTTACTGCCATCTCACATGACTTCTGAACATCCAGAGAATATAGCTCTACCAAACAGTTCATCAGAAAATCAATATGCTTTGTATTCCTGTCATTCACAAGCTTGGTGCTGGCAAGGTATGTATTGTAGGCTTTAGTTAAGCAGAGATCCAAACAGTCAGGTAACAGTGCAGCTACTTCTCGGATCATAAGAAATGCAGACAGAGACAAGCTCTGATCACCACTTGCCCACAAGCGAAATAAAATCTGCAGCAGAATATGATAGGTTAAATCGCAGAAAAAAGGGTAAAATGAAGCTACTATCTTCACATGGTTGAATAATAATTGAATACCATATGGATTTTTGACATTTAAGCATCAAGAATTCATGCCCGACAAGATatgtactactccctccatcctgaaaTGTAAGTCATCCTGGGAGTGTTTTACTGTGTCCAGATTCATAGAATGTTCAATGAATCTGGACATATAGTTTGTCTAGATTCAGAGAATGTTCAATGAATCTGGTAAAATGCCAGAATGACTTACATttcaggacagagggagtactatCTAAAACCTGCCATAACACAAAACATTATAGCATATATTCTTCAAAAGAGCTATCAAACAAATagatatataaataataaccaCATGAAGGTTTTGAAACAGTATTCTTCTACAGGTCATCAAATCAAACACCAGAAATAGATAACTACAGGCCAAGTATGTGCCTATTACCATCATATAATTGCAATTTCCATATAATAGGGTCTAGCTCCAGCCAGCAATAGGACCAGACTTTTGAAATAACATTCCTTATTAACATATACCAGGAACAGATGACAAAGAAACATGATTAAGGCATTCGAGCATATTGCCATCATAAAATCACAATTTTCATGCAGTAGGGTTTCACCAAAAACAGAACCATGTTTCTCCACATCTCGATGCCTCCATAGAAACCAAAATAAGTGATGATCACTAATTTATTGTATATCTAAGATAAACATATTACCtagcaaacaaaattaaattctaaCAAATCATTAGATATGGTTGGCTCAACTAGCTTTAACTTTACGACATGGGTTCACCTTATAACAACAAAGCGATAGGCTCGACTAGCTTTTAGACATGAATTCCCTTCATAACAAATCAACATGCAAAATTAAGACACAATATCAACAAGTAACATCATCAAAAGGCCACAGTACCTTGAGAAGCTTAACTGATGTTGATGGGTATGTGGAAAAAACAACCGCTGATGCTCTAAGTCGAGTCAAAACAAAGGAAAGTATTTTGTTGTCAGTTAGTTGACTAAGCAAATCAAGAGAACTCCGTAAGTAGGACTTCAATAGAGGATCAACAGGTTGCCATTTCTTTGAATTTCTCAGATTCATAATTTGCCCTTTGTTAGCATCATCCGAAATCTCCAAAAGAGCACGAAAAATGTTGTCTGACTCAGAAAGGACAAACGATATTATCTGATAGAACACTCTGGTACTTCGAAATCTCTGCATCGAGGGGCTATCAGAGTGAACACCATATCGACAAGCATCCCGAAAAGCATTTAGCAGATTACGTAGAGCAGGTGATTTAGGTTCCTTTGACACTAACTGGCACCATTCACTTATAGTCTTGGTTGTAAGGATCTTAGTATGTGGGGAATTTGCATCATTggagtcatcatcatcatccataGAATCCattccatcttcttcatcagagTCCTATTGGAGATTGAAAACAATTCACGACAAACGAAAAATTATTTGGTTAGATCAGGCATAGAAAGAACAATCTACACAGAGCAGTGCAAAATGCGCGTCTACATTTTTCAGCAGCTATTAATACTTACTTCTTTACTTCTGTAGCTCTCCAACTCTGACTGCCATTTTTCAAGGAAGTTTGCAAACTCAGGGTCCtacaaacaagatgaacactCAAAAACCAGATTGAAATCAGTAAAAGCAATGTACATCACAAGCCTAGAATTCCATTTGGTGTTGCAGTGACTTCTTTTATTTCTTATTTGGCTGTAGCAGGTAGTTTGAAGCATGATTGTAGCAGATTTTAATGTGAAAATCTCACTGGAATTAGTTGAGAAACTATGTGATTTGTGTAATTCAATTTTACTAATTTACTAAATAAACAGGACTGGAAGTTCCAAGTAGAACAGATCTAATATAACTATTAGCTTACCCAATCAATTGGGCAGAGAGGTTACAATTACATACTGTGGTACAAACAACTATTAGCTACAGCCTGTAGAAACTCTGCAACAATTTTTTCCACACCTTTTTTCCAGTCCCACTATCACTTGTATGATGAGTTCGTTATGCTGACAATCTACACGTAACGAGAACAAAATACAAACATGTTTTCCTGCTAAAGCAAGTTGTAAATTGTTTTCTACGATGAAAAAAGCCAATGCAAAAAGGAGCAAGATATCCAAAAGTAGACAGCCTGAAATTGTAAGAAGACTGTTGGTGATTTTAAATAAGCAGATTTAAAGTCTGTTGGTGAAAGGAAATGCAACCTTATCCAGCAActtcttcaactttttcttttgttttttgatATCCAGATTCATATCATCATTCTGTCTGTCCAAACCATCTTGCATGATAGAATCTGCACAAAATGTTGAGATATTCAAAAACTAGCACTCTGGCACAGCCCGAGCTCAATTAGTGTTACGACAGCACACACTAACCTTTGACATCCTTTCCATCTTCACTGTCAGAATAGTACGGACACCCAGGGTCCTGCATATCATGAATCAAGCAGACTGTCACAAAAGCAAGTAGCAACCCAGATATGATGCAGTGACGTGCATAAACTCTTTGTAGCAAATCGACCAAGCAATGAAACGATTAGTGCTGTTGCAATGGGAAGAGGCTGAAAAGGGTAAAGGGGATGCCTAATCCATAGGCTTTTGCTGGCAATAACAAGCCTGTGTTCAGGATAAACAGACATACTCACATACCTCTGAAAGATAGCCATCACTGTCAGATAGATCTGCGTCTATCTCAATGTCATCCTCAGGAAACTCAAGGCCATCAATCAAAGCATCAGAATCATCGTTGGTGGCCCTATATAAAACCACAGATTGATCTTAGTTAACGAAAGGAAGGAATGTGTCAGATGAATTAGCACAGGACACTCCTGATTACTGGCAAACTAGTTTGGTTTCAGCTGAGTTTAAGCTAACGGTAGTGAAACAAAGGCAAACCACATGAGCTTGAACCTTCAGAATTGTTAGTTGTGAGTATGATTGCTGCAGCTCGGCACTTTGGCAGATGTTCAGTGTTGCGCAAAAa containing:
- the LOC120667028 gene encoding nucleolar complex protein 2 homolog → MAKKLGKKARKFARKNLQSAAKRNRKIRNQFNRRRPRRGGSGAREDGDEDVPQRVDDATMATNDDSDALIDGLEFPEDDIEIDADLSDSDGYLSEDPGCPYYSDSEDGKDVKDSIMQDGLDRQNDDMNLDIKKQKKKLKKLLDKDPEFANFLEKWQSELESYRSKEDSDEEDGMDSMDDDDDSNDANSPHTKILTTKTISEWCQLVSKEPKSPALRNLLNAFRDACRYGVHSDSPSMQRFRSTRVFYQIISFVLSESDNIFRALLEISDDANKGQIMNLRNSKKWQPVDPLLKSYLRSSLDLLSQLTDNKILSFVLTRLRASAVVFSTYPSTSVKLLKILFRLWASGDQSLSLSAFLMIREVAALLPDCLDLCLTKAYNTYLASTKLVNDRNTKHIDFLMNCLVELYSLDVQKSCEMAVTSMGQLNAIMRQASKTKEKEDLRKIDNWQYINCVNLWVRFLCCNYKDYNLNPLFSQVLQVIRGVAHLFPGTRYLPLRLKLVQMLNELSTCTQMFFPIPSLLFDCLEFREVSQKEQTQKTKVNFSSLLKVPKNLLKSRDFQEECVLSAIQVLAAHFAQWSYDVSFPEVATIPLILLKRLHEQTTIESLHRPVKRLIDQVNENKEFIERKREVVSFSPNDKASVDSFLQEEKSSGNAPFTRFYASIAENHQPRGRKTL